The Osmerus eperlanus chromosome 12, fOsmEpe2.1, whole genome shotgun sequence genome has a segment encoding these proteins:
- the grem2b gene encoding gremlin-2b, giving the protein MYWKVVLSVMLAGVLFAVGESRKTRPQGSIPSPFKGNGNTSDRRTRKQEVLASSQEALVITERKYLKSDWCKTQPLRQTVSEESCVSRTVINRFCYGQCNSFYIPRHVKKEAESFQSCAFCRPHKFTTLTVELDCPDLQPPFRHRKIQRVKQCRCISVSVGDVGKQ; this is encoded by the coding sequence aTGTATTGGAAAGTGGTGCTGTCAGTCATGCTGGCTGGTGTTCTATTCGCTGTGGGGGAATCCAGGAAGACCCGCCCCCAGGGCTCCATCCCTTCTCCTTTTAAGGGAAACGGCAACACCTCTGACCGCCGCACACGCAAACAGGAAGTGTTGGCCTCCAGCCAGGAAGCACTGGTCATCACGGAGAGGAAATACTTGAAGAGTGACTGGTGCAAGACGCAGCCCCTCCGGCAGACGGTGAGCGAGGAGAGCTGCGTGAGCCGGACCGTCATCAACCGCTTCTGCTACGGACAGTGCAACTCCTTCTACATCCCCCGGCACGTCAAGAAGGAGGCAGAGTCCTTCCAGTCCTGCGCCTTCTGCCGGCCACACAAGTTCACCACGCTCACCGTGGAGCTGGACTGCCCCGACCTCCAGCCGCCCTTCCGCCACCGCAAGATCCAGCGGGTGAAGCAGTGCCGCTGCATATCCGTCAGCGTGGGCGACGTCGGCAAGCAGTGA